From one Paeniglutamicibacter psychrophenolicus genomic stretch:
- a CDS encoding 3-oxoacyl-ACP synthase III: protein MNGNATFRHDNAALLAVTSVQAPRVLSSAEFDERLAPSLKRLRLSKKLLERVSGVVERRWWSEGTSFDDAAVEAGGKAMAEAGIEAGQIGLLINTSVTRRNLEPSVASKVHNDLGLPSSAMNFDITNACLGFVNGMTLAANMIDSGQIKYALVVAGEDAQTTQETTFARLNAEDSTREDYLNQFATLTLGSGAAAAVIGPADAHPGAHRIVGGVSRAGTEHHELCVGGLNGMYTDTKGLLDNGLELVVNAWDEAHHAGWNWRSMDRYVTHQVSNSYTNAIIKAVGLVRDRVPITFPKWGNVGPASLPMTLSQEAKTLKPGDRVLCMGVGSGLNTAMLELAW from the coding sequence TTGAACGGCAATGCAACGTTTAGGCACGACAACGCGGCCCTTTTGGCCGTCACCAGCGTGCAGGCCCCCAGGGTCCTGAGTTCGGCCGAATTCGACGAACGTCTGGCCCCCAGCCTCAAGCGGTTGCGCCTGTCCAAGAAACTCCTTGAACGCGTCTCCGGTGTCGTGGAACGCCGTTGGTGGTCCGAGGGCACCAGCTTCGACGACGCAGCGGTGGAGGCAGGCGGCAAGGCCATGGCCGAGGCCGGCATCGAGGCGGGCCAGATCGGCCTGCTGATCAACACCTCGGTGACCCGGCGCAACCTGGAGCCTTCGGTTGCCTCGAAGGTGCACAACGATCTCGGCCTGCCTTCCTCGGCGATGAATTTTGACATCACCAATGCCTGCCTGGGCTTTGTCAACGGCATGACCCTGGCCGCGAACATGATCGATTCCGGGCAGATCAAATACGCGCTGGTGGTGGCAGGCGAGGACGCCCAGACCACCCAGGAAACCACCTTTGCCCGGCTCAACGCCGAGGATTCGACCCGCGAGGACTACCTGAACCAGTTCGCCACCCTCACCCTGGGCTCGGGTGCCGCCGCCGCGGTGATCGGCCCGGCCGACGCACACCCCGGTGCCCACCGGATCGTGGGCGGAGTCTCCCGCGCCGGGACCGAACACCACGAACTGTGTGTGGGCGGCCTGAACGGCATGTACACCGATACCAAGGGACTGCTGGACAACGGACTGGAATTGGTGGTCAACGCCTGGGACGAGGCGCACCATGCCGGGTGGAACTGGCGGTCAATGGATCGCTACGTGACCCACCAGGTTTCCAATTCCTACACCAATGCCATTATCAAGGCCGTGGGCCTGGTCCGGGACCGGGTGCCGATCACGTTCCCCAAGTGGGGCAATGTCGGGCCGGCCTCGCTGCCCATGACCCTTTCCCAGGAAGCCAAGACCTTGAAGCCCGGTGACCGGGTCTTGTGCATGGGTGTCGGCTCGGGCCTGAACACCGCCATGCTGGAGCTTGCCTGGTGA
- a CDS encoding SIR2 family NAD-dependent protein deacylase — translation MIDWPEDLIKQVTRKNIILFVGAGASMGCKNSSGESPLSWDNLLIELSTEFCKTTEAKQEFESIIEHKDYLLAAEYLRYIASDTGNINHYNDKIDTLCNGPSNDPFRPSELHYNLIDLEPSVIVTTNFDSILEEATAGGWASVQFYDAHIDNSIRQGRNVLLKIHGTAKHAGKIVFTQSEYTSLRNEGSLALEVLQSLLLTKMALFVGYSFNDPDLKLILESLFGVTGRGPGHVLVMDGDIPHFRRRLFTEIYGLTVKSFPKGKYDSLLESIVELRGALASTTTGS, via the coding sequence TTGATCGACTGGCCCGAAGACCTTATCAAACAGGTTACTCGAAAGAATATTATTCTCTTCGTAGGCGCAGGAGCGTCAATGGGCTGCAAGAACTCATCCGGCGAATCCCCACTCTCATGGGACAATCTACTTATTGAATTGAGTACAGAATTCTGCAAAACGACCGAAGCCAAACAAGAATTTGAATCAATAATTGAACATAAAGATTATTTACTAGCCGCAGAATACCTTCGATACATAGCTTCTGACACGGGAAATATAAATCATTATAATGATAAAATAGATACGCTGTGCAATGGTCCGAGTAACGATCCGTTTCGCCCATCGGAATTGCATTATAATTTGATTGACCTTGAGCCATCGGTGATCGTCACAACGAACTTTGACTCCATATTAGAAGAAGCCACGGCTGGCGGTTGGGCAAGTGTGCAGTTTTACGATGCTCACATCGACAACTCAATCAGGCAGGGTAGAAATGTCCTGCTGAAAATTCATGGGACGGCAAAGCATGCAGGCAAAATAGTATTCACACAAAGTGAATATACGAGCCTCCGGAACGAAGGCTCGCTGGCGCTTGAAGTACTCCAATCACTGCTGCTCACCAAGATGGCACTGTTTGTCGGCTACAGCTTTAACGATCCAGATCTCAAACTGATCCTTGAATCACTGTTTGGAGTCACAGGCCGTGGCCCTGGCCACGTGCTAGTCATGGACGGGGATATCCCTCATTTCCGCCGCCGTCTTTTTACTGAAATATATGGTCTAACGGTAAAGTCATTTCCCAAAGGAAAGTATGACTCCCTATTAGAAAGTATTGTGGAACTCCGTGGTGCCCTCGCAAGTACCACGACAGGTTCGTAA
- a CDS encoding ParA family protein, translated as MKALTFFNNKGGVGKTTLAVNMAYYLSKNHKKKILFVDCDPQCNATQILLPESTWKDVYESHEESEKRTILKTINNLRRGNSEIDKELPTIRSHRFGVDVLAGHPFLSLLEDTLSESWANFAGGQIGAAARTHWARSLVDSADYDLVIFDVGPSLGALNRSILIGSDAFLTPVAPDLFSLYSFDNLSTWFEKWGKTYARGIAAMLDENSITEINSLGLPIEASQNIIFAGYTTQEYLTKYTEGKARSVQAYDRYKNEIPSKAEALASHLGSSGHPLDLGVVPYMFSMVPLAQSAHAPIFSLTSRDGLNGAQFSQQRRYSEKLAEIGDNIAHSLNLNFVEVSN; from the coding sequence ATGAAAGCTCTAACATTTTTCAACAACAAGGGTGGTGTTGGAAAAACAACACTGGCCGTCAACATGGCCTACTATCTATCTAAAAATCATAAAAAGAAGATTCTCTTTGTTGATTGTGATCCCCAATGCAACGCGACACAGATACTCCTACCCGAGAGTACATGGAAAGACGTATACGAATCCCACGAAGAATCTGAAAAAAGAACGATTCTTAAAACAATAAATAATCTTCGAAGAGGAAACTCTGAAATTGACAAGGAACTTCCTACAATTCGGAGTCATCGTTTCGGTGTTGACGTTCTCGCCGGTCACCCATTCCTGTCATTGCTCGAGGATACCCTCAGCGAATCGTGGGCAAACTTCGCGGGTGGGCAAATTGGAGCTGCGGCCAGGACCCACTGGGCGCGTAGCCTAGTCGATTCCGCGGATTACGATTTAGTCATCTTCGACGTGGGTCCAAGCCTTGGTGCACTAAACAGGTCAATCCTCATTGGCTCAGATGCGTTCTTGACGCCGGTTGCTCCGGACCTATTTAGCCTTTACTCTTTTGACAACCTATCTACATGGTTCGAAAAGTGGGGCAAGACTTATGCTCGTGGAATCGCTGCCATGCTGGATGAGAATTCTATAACAGAGATAAATTCACTTGGACTACCTATAGAAGCAAGTCAAAATATAATATTTGCTGGATATACAACTCAAGAATATCTGACTAAATACACAGAAGGTAAAGCTAGGTCAGTACAAGCTTATGATAGATATAAAAATGAGATCCCATCAAAGGCAGAAGCCCTGGCCTCTCATTTGGGGTCGTCGGGCCACCCCCTCGACTTAGGAGTGGTGCCATACATGTTCTCCATGGTTCCGCTGGCTCAGTCCGCACACGCTCCCATCTTTTCCCTGACCAGTAGGGATGGCTTGAATGGCGCTCAATTTAGCCAGCAGCGTCGCTACTCCGAGAAGCTAGCGGAAATTGGCGATAATATCGCCCATTCACTCAATTTGAATTTTGTCGAGGTGTCCAACTGA
- a CDS encoding glucose-6-phosphate dehydrogenase, protein MSIETGQHGGTHVSTLLILGASGDLTGRLLLPGLARLIGSGRATGLHLAGAGGPGYSQEKWQQRVTETCEAAMEHATEEGKAELVKIAAHTSFTELDVTKPNELANLVKTLDGPVALYFALPPAVSQKACEVLEPGQLPETTLLVMEKPFGSTQKSAQGLNRTLIRLVPEENIHRVDHFLGKGTVFNILGLRFANRLLEPLFTSEHVEKIEIFYDEELALEDRAGYYDGAGALRDMIQSHLLQILGLLTMNAPATLKERDVRDHLGSVLRATAVAGDPKKSTRRARYTAGTSKGRPVPDYAAEKGVEPALKTETLAEVTLNINNSRWAGVPFILRAGKALGTARKEAIITFRPVSHLPTGFKGTDEPTKLRIGFGPDTLSLDLDVNGPGDLYTLDHVTLAAELNSPDLLPYGEVLLGVLSGDPTLSVRGDTAEECWRIVDPILTAWADDVVGLDEYPAGGNGPAGWDTNCTSSTPTGV, encoded by the coding sequence GTGAGCATTGAAACAGGCCAGCACGGCGGCACCCACGTAAGCACATTGTTGATCCTCGGAGCCTCCGGGGACCTGACCGGAAGGCTGCTGCTTCCGGGCCTGGCCCGGCTGATCGGATCGGGCCGGGCCACCGGGCTGCACCTGGCCGGGGCCGGTGGCCCGGGCTACAGCCAGGAAAAATGGCAGCAGCGCGTCACCGAGACCTGCGAGGCGGCCATGGAGCACGCCACCGAGGAGGGCAAGGCGGAACTGGTGAAGATCGCGGCGCACACCTCCTTCACCGAGCTCGATGTCACCAAGCCCAACGAGCTGGCCAACCTGGTGAAGACGCTCGATGGCCCGGTGGCCCTGTACTTCGCCCTGCCCCCGGCGGTGAGCCAGAAGGCCTGCGAGGTCCTGGAACCGGGACAGCTGCCCGAAACCACGCTTTTGGTCATGGAAAAGCCCTTTGGCTCCACGCAAAAGTCCGCCCAGGGCCTGAACCGCACACTGATCCGCCTGGTGCCGGAGGAAAACATCCACCGGGTCGACCACTTCTTGGGCAAGGGCACTGTGTTCAACATCCTGGGCCTGCGCTTCGCCAACCGGCTGCTCGAGCCCCTGTTCACCTCCGAGCACGTGGAGAAGATCGAGATCTTCTACGACGAGGAACTCGCCCTGGAGGACCGGGCCGGGTACTACGACGGGGCCGGGGCGCTGCGCGACATGATCCAGTCGCACCTGCTCCAGATCCTGGGCCTGCTGACCATGAACGCCCCTGCCACCCTGAAGGAGCGCGACGTGCGCGACCACCTGGGCTCGGTGCTGCGCGCCACCGCCGTGGCCGGGGACCCGAAGAAGTCCACCCGCCGTGCCCGGTACACCGCAGGCACCTCGAAGGGACGCCCGGTGCCGGACTACGCGGCCGAGAAGGGCGTGGAGCCGGCGCTGAAGACCGAGACGCTGGCCGAGGTCACGCTGAACATCAACAACTCGCGCTGGGCCGGGGTCCCGTTCATCCTGCGCGCCGGCAAGGCGCTGGGCACCGCCCGGAAGGAAGCGATCATCACCTTCCGCCCGGTCTCCCACCTGCCCACCGGATTCAAGGGCACCGACGAACCGACCAAGCTGCGCATCGGGTTCGGCCCAGACACCCTCTCGCTGGACCTGGACGTCAACGGCCCGGGCGACCTGTACACCCTTGACCACGTGACCCTGGCGGCGGAACTGAACTCCCCGGACCTGCTGCCCTACGGCGAAGTGCTGCTCGGTGTGCTCTCCGGGGATCCGACGCTGTCGGTGCGCGGGGACACCGCCGAGGAATGCTGGCGGATCGTGGACCCGATCCTCACGGCTTGGGCGGACGACGTGGTGGGCCTGGACGAGTACCCGGCCGGGGGCAACGGCCCTGCGGGCTGGGACACCAACTGCACGAGCAGCACTCCAACAGGCGTCTAA
- the ffh gene encoding signal recognition particle protein: MFNSLSDRLTSTFKNLRGKGRLSEAEIDGTVREIRRALLDADVAVPVVRAFVAQVKERALGEEVSASLNPGQQIVKIVNEELVAILGGETRRLNLAKNPPTVIMLAGLQGAGKTTLAGKLAKHLKAQGHTPLLVACDLQRPNAVKQLQVNGERAGVPVYAPHPGVSSEFEASTGDPVAVARDGVAEAKTKLHDVVIVDTAGRLGIDAEMMQQAADIRAAVNPDEVLFVIDAMIGQDAVNTAQAFNDGVGVTGVVLTKLDGDARGGAALSVASVTGKPVMYASTGENLDDFEIFHPDRMASRILDMGDILTLIEQAEQNWDKGEAERMAKKFADREDFTLDDFLAQMAQIRKMGSMKKILGMMPGSQISRQQLEQFDESQMDRIEAIVRSMTPHERVAPKIINGSRRARIAKGSGVHVSEVNSMLERFGEAQKMMKKLASGGAIPGMPGGRGGAKKGAKGGKKKPAKFGNPAKAAQLAAAEANKAKAPAGAAFGAGPKDFDPAELNLPKGFEKFLGK; the protein is encoded by the coding sequence GTGTTCAATTCACTCTCCGACCGCCTGACATCCACCTTCAAGAACCTGCGCGGCAAGGGCAGGCTGTCCGAGGCCGAAATCGACGGCACCGTACGTGAGATCCGCCGTGCCCTGCTCGACGCCGACGTAGCCGTTCCGGTGGTCCGCGCCTTCGTGGCCCAGGTCAAGGAACGCGCCCTGGGCGAAGAGGTCTCCGCCTCGCTGAACCCGGGCCAGCAGATCGTCAAGATCGTCAACGAGGAGCTCGTTGCCATCCTCGGCGGGGAGACCCGCCGGCTGAACCTGGCCAAGAACCCGCCGACCGTGATCATGCTCGCGGGCCTGCAGGGCGCCGGCAAGACCACGCTGGCCGGCAAGCTGGCCAAGCACCTCAAGGCCCAGGGCCACACCCCGCTGCTGGTCGCCTGCGACCTCCAGCGCCCCAACGCGGTCAAGCAGCTGCAGGTCAACGGCGAGCGTGCCGGGGTGCCGGTGTACGCACCGCACCCGGGCGTCTCCTCCGAGTTCGAGGCCTCCACCGGCGATCCGGTGGCCGTGGCCCGCGACGGCGTGGCCGAGGCGAAGACCAAGCTCCACGACGTGGTCATCGTCGACACCGCCGGACGCCTGGGCATCGACGCCGAGATGATGCAACAGGCAGCGGACATCCGCGCCGCGGTCAACCCGGACGAGGTCCTGTTCGTCATCGACGCGATGATCGGCCAGGACGCGGTCAACACCGCCCAGGCGTTCAACGACGGCGTCGGGGTCACCGGCGTGGTGCTCACCAAGCTCGACGGCGACGCCCGCGGCGGCGCTGCCCTCTCGGTGGCCTCGGTGACCGGCAAGCCGGTCATGTACGCCTCCACCGGCGAGAACCTGGACGACTTCGAGATCTTCCACCCGGACCGCATGGCTTCGCGGATCCTGGACATGGGCGACATCCTCACGCTGATCGAGCAGGCCGAGCAGAACTGGGACAAGGGCGAAGCCGAGCGGATGGCGAAGAAGTTCGCCGACCGCGAGGACTTCACGCTCGATGACTTCCTGGCCCAGATGGCCCAGATCCGCAAGATGGGATCGATGAAGAAGATCCTGGGCATGATGCCCGGATCGCAGATCTCCCGCCAGCAGCTCGAGCAGTTCGACGAGTCGCAGATGGACCGGATCGAGGCCATCGTCCGCTCGATGACCCCGCACGAGCGCGTGGCCCCGAAGATCATCAACGGCTCGCGCCGCGCCCGCATCGCCAAGGGCTCGGGCGTGCACGTCTCCGAGGTCAACTCGATGCTCGAGCGCTTCGGCGAGGCCCAGAAGATGATGAAGAAGCTGGCCTCGGGAGGTGCCATCCCGGGCATGCCCGGCGGGCGCGGAGGCGCCAAGAAGGGTGCCAAGGGCGGGAAGAAGAAGCCGGCGAAGTTCGGCAACCCGGCCAAGGCCGCCCAGCTTGCCGCGGCCGAGGCCAACAAGGCCAAGGCACCGGCCGGTGCCGCGTTCGGTGCCGGGCCCAAGGACTTCGACCCCGCGGAACTCAACCTGCCCAAGGGGTTTGAGAAGTTCCTTGGCAAGTAG